A genomic region of Scomber japonicus isolate fScoJap1 chromosome 5, fScoJap1.pri, whole genome shotgun sequence contains the following coding sequences:
- the LOC128359406 gene encoding SH2 domain-containing protein 7-like produces the protein MTPGSNHIISRKEKNFYIPHKQQTSRTFSGSKTTNQKHKKTPFLRSCLKFCFKDRARMEQREPPVDSHAEGRLKELASKWFIETQVPLVVQNGFFPTWFLGFISRKNAEEILREKEQGCFLIRLSDKAIGYILSYRGRDRCRHFVISQNESGQFVVSGDTEGHNTVCNLIEYYKTSPIEPFGEYLTSSCFQELNEELYDIIQISPKEKPVAAVRAVKNVQKQLTSSASEQQPTRPPKSNRTLEAIPPLPRRSRHLESGPQNDHDKILYAQLWKQPPREIPRPQHICKDNLAGRSTTQDQNINRCSPPSRPTVSVYSELGPLDCKSRSLPLLDHSSDREHSYRLSAPPDTPPRLSPKPNRQAQSCGPMAEGTDLCTHSLDYLSEGAVYHLAGRPYTTSTGTPSLTSQLHSDSVYAEVPTEALVGRFPHDNTYELIPGRGDSVDTYEPLEDIKPKHHQSFWGLKNDKWKWLFPEVKKKW, from the exons ATGACACCAGGGTCAAATCACATTATCTCCAGGAAAG AGAAGAATTTCTACATACCACACAAACAACAGACATCCAGAACTTTTTCGGGGTCAAAGACAACGAatcagaaacacaagaaaacaccCTTCCTCAGGAGCTGTCTAAAGTTTTGCTTCAAG GATCGGGCGAGGATGGAGCAAAGGGAACCACCAGTAGATTCACATGCTGAAGGAAGACTCAAGGAACTGGCTTCAAAGTGGTTCATTGAGACTCAAGTGCCACTTGTTGTTCAAAACGGCTTCTTCCCTACCTGGTTCCTGGGCTTCATCTCCAGAAA GAATGCTGAAGAAATACTCAGAGAAAAGGAGCAAGGCTGTTTCCTGATTCGTCTCAGTGATAAGGCCATCGGGTACATACTGTCTTATAG AGGCAGGGATCGGTGTCGACACTTTGTGATAAGCCAAAATGAATCAGGGCAGTTTGTAGTCTCTGGAGACACTGAGGGACATAACACTGTCTGTAATCTGATAGAATACTACAAGACGAGTCCGATTGAGCCTTTTGGAGAGTATCTGACCTCTTCATGTTTTCAG GAGCTGAATGAAGAGCTATATGATATCATCCAGATTAGCCCTAAAGAAAAGCCCGTGGCCGCTGTCAGAGCTGTGAAGAACGTGCAAAAACAACTAACTAGTTCGGCCTCAGAGCAGCAACCGACAAGGCCACCAAAAAGCAACAGGACACTAGAGGCAA TACCACCTTTGCCAAGGAGAAGCAGGCACCTTGAGAGTGGCCCGCAGAACGACCATGACAAGATTTTGTATGCCCAGTTGTGGAAGCAACCCCCCAGGGAGATACCTAGACCCCAACACATCTGCAAGGACAATTTAGCTGGAAGGTCCACAACACAGGACCAAAACATCAACAGGTGTAGTCCTCCATCTAGACCAACAGTCTCTGTGTACTCTGAGCTCGGCCCGCTGGACTGCAAGAGCAGGTCTCTACCACTCCTGGACCACAGCTCTGATAGAGAACATTCATATAGACTGAGCGCTCCCCCCGACACACCACCAAGACTTTCCCCAAAACCCAACAGACAAGCCCAAAGCTGTGGCCCAATGGCAGAAGGGACAGACTTGTGCACCCACAGCCTGGACTACCTGAGTGAGGGTGCTGTCTACCACCTGGCTGGCAGGCCATACACTACATCCACTGGGACCCCATCTTTGACATCACAGCTGCACAGTGATTCAGTGTACGCCGAGGTCCCCACTGAAGCCCTCGTTGGACGCTTTCCTCATGACAACACATATGAGCTGATTCCTGGACGTGGGGACTCAGTCGACACTTACGAGCCACTGGAGGACATCAAACCCAAACATCACCAGTCATTCTGGGGATTAAAG AATGACAAGTGGAAATGGCTCTTTCCAGAAGTTAAGAAGAAATGGTGA
- the tbc1d2b gene encoding TBC1 domain family member 2B isoform X1 — protein sequence MHEEEDGSDTNSCTASRVVASRSVDVADTEGAKEQASKLCGYLNKLSGKGPLRGYKTRWFVYDPRKCYLYYFKTPQDALPLGHIEIGDACFSYDVEGEEGQFEIRTAGKEFLLKAPSRQVMHFWLQQLQQKRWEYSNTRGSGQRDSWSSPTLAYPHAGLVGKDNDSFVFEKLSDSMEKVRSDFAMETDTDGGGMVGIQSARGPSGASTNPLNFSLKNIGTELRNSMSYLRQGRGAEGRRSVFYTGNSSAEEWELVDAPPKDFPEQKHHPDTHRNSFGSSFTFDFVRNPSRPKRPLLRDMIGTGRFGRTAETRSTESSPVECNGSKPLEMQLRLQTQQEELNRMQQEQTKLREELASQKELVRLLQQTLRTSQCDRQPVRRPAPDSSADSDHTQAPVVTQEEVTQLEAHLLDKDEQIQSLCGHMERLALEKESLQQELKGLKIKVGEINDQLGMLMETIQAKDEVIIKLSQDANQSSNPNDSGSPPAIKEQQELDILKDSLQGYKSQNRFLNKEILELTVLRRNAESREKALEAKYTALEAKLCQVESKYLVLLQEVKSPVCSSSVQNPASELISRLLEDALQAESPEQQEHLIFKPNTVSEYDVFGFKTVPEEEEEEEKLIAKVRALELKSLSMTDQEVSVGVKWENFLASTMNRDLVRSPELKALMRCGVPHEHRSQVWRWCVAIHVKKFRDNLPPDYYETLLNVARDKLNPASKQIELDLLRTLPNNKHYSSPSADGIQKLRNVLMAFSWRNPDIGYCQGLNRLVAIALLYLDQEDAFWSLIAIVEVFMPRDYYTKTLLGSQVDQRVFKDLMSEKLPRLHAHFEQYKVDFSLITFNWFLVVFVDSVVSDILFKIWDAFLYEGPKIIFRFALALFKYKEEEFLKLQDSTAIFKYLRCFTRTILDSRKLMNMAFVDMNPFPMRQIQNRRSFHLEKVRLELTELEAIRQTFLRERETSQDGRTFVSDDEEDN from the exons ATGCACGAAGAGGAGGATGGCAGTGACACAAACTCCTGCACAGCGTCCCGGGTTGTGGCCTCCAGGTCGGTGGACGTGGCCGACACCGAGGGCGCGAAGGAGCAGGCCTCCAAGCTTTGCGGCTACTTAAACAAACTGTCCGGCAAAGGGCCTCTGAGGGGGTACAAGACACGGTGGTTTGTGTATGACCCAAGGAAATGTTATTTGTATTACTTCAAGACTCCCCAAGATGCCTTGCCACTGGGTCACATCGAAATAGGCGATGCGTGCTTCAGCTACGATGTGGAAGGAGAAGAGGGTCAGTTTGAGATCCGCACTGCCGGGAAAGAGTTCCTCCTGAAG gcccCCAGCAGGCAGGTGATGCATTTCTGGCTCCAGCAGTTGCAGCAGAAACGATGGGAGTACAGCAACACACGAGGCTCcggacagagagacagctggagCTCCCCGACCCTGGCTTACCCTCATGCTGGCCTCGTAGGCAAAGACAATG ATTCCTTTGTCTTTGAAAAGCTCAGTGATAGCATGGAGAAGGTACGCAGCGACTTTGCCAtggagacagacacagatggTGGAGGAATGGTGGGGATCCAGTCAGCTAGAGGGCCTTCTGGTGCATCCACAAACCCTCTCAACTTCTCCCTCAAAAACATTGGTACAGAACTCAG GAACTCCATGTCTTATCTGCGACAAGGCCGCGGAGCTGAGGGCAGGCGCAGTGTGTTTTACACCGGCAACAGCAGTGCAGAGGAGTGGGAGCTGGTGGATGCCCCGCCCAAGGACTTCCCCGAACAGAAACATCATCCAGACACTCACAGAA atTCCTTTGGATCATCATTTACTTTTGACTTTGTGCGCAATCCATCGCGGCCTAAGAGGCCTTTGCTTCGAGACATGATCGGCACTGGGAGGTTTGGGCGCACCGCTGAGACACGCAGCACCGAGAGCTCGCCAGTCGAGTGCAATGGCAGCAAACCTCTAGAGATGCAGCTTCGCCTTCAGACCCAGCAGGAAGAACTGAACCGCATGCAGCAGGAACAGACCAAACTCAGAGAGGAGCTAGCCAGCCAGAAG GAGCTGGTGAGACTTCTGCAGCAGACTTTAAGAACCTCCCAGTGTGACAGGCAGCCGGTGCGCCGTCCAGCTCCAGATTCATCTGCAGACTCAGACCATACCCAGGCTCCTGTAGTAACCCAAGAAGAGGTCACTCAGTTGGAAGCACATCTGCTTGACAAAGATGAACAAATCCAGTCCCTCTGTGGCCACATGGAGCGTCTCGCCTTGGAGAAGGAGAGCTTGCAACAAGAGCTAAAGGGGCTGAAAATTAAGGTGGGGGAAATTAACGACCAGCTGGGCATGTTGATGGAGACCATCCAGGCCAAAGATGAAGTCATCATAAAGCTTTCGCAGGACGCCAATCAAAGCAGCAACCCAAATGACTCTGGTTCACCACCTGCCATCAAAGAGCAGCAGGAACTGGACATCCTCAAG GACAGTCTTCAAGGTTACAAATCTCAAAACAGATTCCTGAACAAAGAGATCCTGGAGCTGACAGTGTTACGCAGAAATGCAGAGAGTAGAGAAAAGGCTTTGGAAGCAAAG TATACGGCCCTGGAGGCCAAGTTGTGTCAAGTGGAGAGCAAGTACCTGGTGCTCCTTCAAGAGGTGAAGAGCCCAGTGTGTTCCTCCTCAGTGCAGAACCCTGCCAGTGAACTCATTTCCAGATTATTGGAGGATGCACTGCAGGCAGAGAGCCCTGAACAGCAAGAACACCTTATCTTCAAACCCAACACTGTCAG TGAGTATGACGTGTTTGGCTTCAAGACTGTtcctgaggaggaggaagaggaagagaagctTATTGCCAAGGTAAGAGCCTTGGAGCTGAAGTCTCTATCCATGACAGATCAGGAGGTGTCTGTTGGAGTCAAGTGGGAGAACTTTCTGGCCAGCACTATGAACAGAGACCTGGTACGCTCCCCTGAACTCAAAGCCCTGATGCGCTGCGGTGTTCCCCACGAGCATCGCTCCCAGGTGTGGCGCTGGTGTGTCGCCATCCATGTCAAGAAGTTCCGAGACAACTTGCCGCCCGATTATTATGAGACCTTACTAAACGTGGCCCGGGATAAGCTCAACCCGGCCTCGAAGCAGATCGAGCTGGACTTGCTGCGTACTTTGCCCAACAACAAGCACTATTCCTCCCCCAGTGCAGATGGCATCCAGAAACTCAGGAACGTCCTCATGGCTTTTTCCTGGAGGAATCCAGACATCGGCTACTGCCAGGGACTCAACAG GTTGGTAGCGATTGCCTTGCTTTACCTAGATCAAGAGGACGCATTTTGGAGCCTCATTGCCATTGTGGAGGTTTTCATGCCAAGGGACTATTACACCAAGACACTGCTTGGCTCTCAG GTTGACCAGCGCGTGTTCAAGGACCTGATGAGCGAGAAGCTACCACGGCTCCATGCCCACTTTGAGCAGTACAAGGTAGACTTCTCCCTCATCACCTTCAACTGGTTCCTGGTGGTGTTTGTGGACAGCGTGGTGAGCGACATCCTCTTTAAGATCTGGGATGCCTTTCTGTACGAAGGTCCGAAG atCATATTTCGCTTCGCTCTGGCTCTCTTCAAGTACAAAGAGGAGGAGTTTTTGAAGCTGCAGGACTCCACAGCCATCTTCAAGTATCTTCGTTGCTTCACACGCACAATCCTGGATTCAAG GAAGCTGATGAACATGGCTTTTGTGGACATGAACCCCTTCCCCATGAGGCAAATCCAGAACCGCCGCTCCTTCCACCTGGAGAAAGTCCGTCTCGAGCTGACTGAGCTGGAGGCAATCAGAC
- the tbc1d2b gene encoding TBC1 domain family member 2B isoform X2 has product MEKVRSDFAMETDTDGGGMVGIQSARGPSGASTNPLNFSLKNIGTELRNSMSYLRQGRGAEGRRSVFYTGNSSAEEWELVDAPPKDFPEQKHHPDTHRNSFGSSFTFDFVRNPSRPKRPLLRDMIGTGRFGRTAETRSTESSPVECNGSKPLEMQLRLQTQQEELNRMQQEQTKLREELASQKELVRLLQQTLRTSQCDRQPVRRPAPDSSADSDHTQAPVVTQEEVTQLEAHLLDKDEQIQSLCGHMERLALEKESLQQELKGLKIKVGEINDQLGMLMETIQAKDEVIIKLSQDANQSSNPNDSGSPPAIKEQQELDILKDSLQGYKSQNRFLNKEILELTVLRRNAESREKALEAKYTALEAKLCQVESKYLVLLQEVKSPVCSSSVQNPASELISRLLEDALQAESPEQQEHLIFKPNTVSEYDVFGFKTVPEEEEEEEKLIAKVRALELKSLSMTDQEVSVGVKWENFLASTMNRDLVRSPELKALMRCGVPHEHRSQVWRWCVAIHVKKFRDNLPPDYYETLLNVARDKLNPASKQIELDLLRTLPNNKHYSSPSADGIQKLRNVLMAFSWRNPDIGYCQGLNRLVAIALLYLDQEDAFWSLIAIVEVFMPRDYYTKTLLGSQVDQRVFKDLMSEKLPRLHAHFEQYKVDFSLITFNWFLVVFVDSVVSDILFKIWDAFLYEGPKIIFRFALALFKYKEEEFLKLQDSTAIFKYLRCFTRTILDSRKLMNMAFVDMNPFPMRQIQNRRSFHLEKVRLELTELEAIRQTFLRERETSQDGRTFVSDDEEDN; this is encoded by the exons ATGGAGAAGGTACGCAGCGACTTTGCCAtggagacagacacagatggTGGAGGAATGGTGGGGATCCAGTCAGCTAGAGGGCCTTCTGGTGCATCCACAAACCCTCTCAACTTCTCCCTCAAAAACATTGGTACAGAACTCAG GAACTCCATGTCTTATCTGCGACAAGGCCGCGGAGCTGAGGGCAGGCGCAGTGTGTTTTACACCGGCAACAGCAGTGCAGAGGAGTGGGAGCTGGTGGATGCCCCGCCCAAGGACTTCCCCGAACAGAAACATCATCCAGACACTCACAGAA atTCCTTTGGATCATCATTTACTTTTGACTTTGTGCGCAATCCATCGCGGCCTAAGAGGCCTTTGCTTCGAGACATGATCGGCACTGGGAGGTTTGGGCGCACCGCTGAGACACGCAGCACCGAGAGCTCGCCAGTCGAGTGCAATGGCAGCAAACCTCTAGAGATGCAGCTTCGCCTTCAGACCCAGCAGGAAGAACTGAACCGCATGCAGCAGGAACAGACCAAACTCAGAGAGGAGCTAGCCAGCCAGAAG GAGCTGGTGAGACTTCTGCAGCAGACTTTAAGAACCTCCCAGTGTGACAGGCAGCCGGTGCGCCGTCCAGCTCCAGATTCATCTGCAGACTCAGACCATACCCAGGCTCCTGTAGTAACCCAAGAAGAGGTCACTCAGTTGGAAGCACATCTGCTTGACAAAGATGAACAAATCCAGTCCCTCTGTGGCCACATGGAGCGTCTCGCCTTGGAGAAGGAGAGCTTGCAACAAGAGCTAAAGGGGCTGAAAATTAAGGTGGGGGAAATTAACGACCAGCTGGGCATGTTGATGGAGACCATCCAGGCCAAAGATGAAGTCATCATAAAGCTTTCGCAGGACGCCAATCAAAGCAGCAACCCAAATGACTCTGGTTCACCACCTGCCATCAAAGAGCAGCAGGAACTGGACATCCTCAAG GACAGTCTTCAAGGTTACAAATCTCAAAACAGATTCCTGAACAAAGAGATCCTGGAGCTGACAGTGTTACGCAGAAATGCAGAGAGTAGAGAAAAGGCTTTGGAAGCAAAG TATACGGCCCTGGAGGCCAAGTTGTGTCAAGTGGAGAGCAAGTACCTGGTGCTCCTTCAAGAGGTGAAGAGCCCAGTGTGTTCCTCCTCAGTGCAGAACCCTGCCAGTGAACTCATTTCCAGATTATTGGAGGATGCACTGCAGGCAGAGAGCCCTGAACAGCAAGAACACCTTATCTTCAAACCCAACACTGTCAG TGAGTATGACGTGTTTGGCTTCAAGACTGTtcctgaggaggaggaagaggaagagaagctTATTGCCAAGGTAAGAGCCTTGGAGCTGAAGTCTCTATCCATGACAGATCAGGAGGTGTCTGTTGGAGTCAAGTGGGAGAACTTTCTGGCCAGCACTATGAACAGAGACCTGGTACGCTCCCCTGAACTCAAAGCCCTGATGCGCTGCGGTGTTCCCCACGAGCATCGCTCCCAGGTGTGGCGCTGGTGTGTCGCCATCCATGTCAAGAAGTTCCGAGACAACTTGCCGCCCGATTATTATGAGACCTTACTAAACGTGGCCCGGGATAAGCTCAACCCGGCCTCGAAGCAGATCGAGCTGGACTTGCTGCGTACTTTGCCCAACAACAAGCACTATTCCTCCCCCAGTGCAGATGGCATCCAGAAACTCAGGAACGTCCTCATGGCTTTTTCCTGGAGGAATCCAGACATCGGCTACTGCCAGGGACTCAACAG GTTGGTAGCGATTGCCTTGCTTTACCTAGATCAAGAGGACGCATTTTGGAGCCTCATTGCCATTGTGGAGGTTTTCATGCCAAGGGACTATTACACCAAGACACTGCTTGGCTCTCAG GTTGACCAGCGCGTGTTCAAGGACCTGATGAGCGAGAAGCTACCACGGCTCCATGCCCACTTTGAGCAGTACAAGGTAGACTTCTCCCTCATCACCTTCAACTGGTTCCTGGTGGTGTTTGTGGACAGCGTGGTGAGCGACATCCTCTTTAAGATCTGGGATGCCTTTCTGTACGAAGGTCCGAAG atCATATTTCGCTTCGCTCTGGCTCTCTTCAAGTACAAAGAGGAGGAGTTTTTGAAGCTGCAGGACTCCACAGCCATCTTCAAGTATCTTCGTTGCTTCACACGCACAATCCTGGATTCAAG GAAGCTGATGAACATGGCTTTTGTGGACATGAACCCCTTCCCCATGAGGCAAATCCAGAACCGCCGCTCCTTCCACCTGGAGAAAGTCCGTCTCGAGCTGACTGAGCTGGAGGCAATCAGAC